From one Leifsonia soli genomic stretch:
- a CDS encoding Pr6Pr family membrane protein yields MRIGFAVLRAVFFLLTLAAVVVQLATSIRSIGDRGGNIAGLVANFFSFFTIDSNVLGVVVLGIGAVLLVVRTGDDPGWFTGLRAASVTYLVTTGVVYNLLLRNISLAQGTTVGWSNEVLHVIAPAYLLIDWLFAPGRSPLRLRAVWGIAVFPIVWALYTLIRAPFAAEPVTGTSPWYPYPFLNPHTSQNGYLSVAFYVVLIAVVILAAGYGVVWISRRWRGARPLPDAAAAAEA; encoded by the coding sequence ATGCGGATCGGTTTCGCGGTTCTCCGCGCGGTGTTCTTCCTTCTCACTCTGGCTGCGGTCGTCGTCCAGCTCGCGACCAGCATCCGATCCATCGGCGACCGGGGCGGGAACATCGCCGGCCTGGTTGCGAACTTCTTCAGCTTCTTCACGATCGACTCGAATGTGCTGGGCGTCGTCGTGCTCGGCATCGGCGCCGTGCTGCTGGTGGTGCGCACCGGGGACGACCCCGGATGGTTCACCGGGCTGCGCGCCGCCTCCGTCACCTACCTCGTCACGACCGGCGTCGTCTACAACCTGCTGCTGCGCAACATCTCGCTCGCGCAGGGCACGACCGTCGGCTGGTCGAACGAGGTGCTGCACGTGATCGCGCCCGCCTATCTCCTGATCGACTGGCTGTTCGCCCCCGGCCGCTCGCCGCTGCGGCTGCGCGCCGTATGGGGGATCGCCGTCTTCCCGATCGTCTGGGCGCTGTACACGCTGATCCGCGCACCGTTCGCCGCCGAGCCGGTCACGGGCACGTCTCCGTGGTACCCGTACCCGTTCCTCAATCCGCACACGAGCCAGAACGGCTACCTGTCCGTCGCCTTCTACGTGGTGTTGATCGCGGTCGTGATCCTGGCCGCCGGATACGGCGTCGTCTGGATCTCACGCCGCTGGCGAGGCGCCCGGCCCCTGCCCGACGCGGCGGCTGCCGCCGAGGCGTGA
- a CDS encoding aquaporin translates to MNTSTRTTTGAPASRKASYARYLAEAAGTFVLVFGVVGTAVLDAGATNVHGAGVGFLGVALALGLSVLAGAYAFGPVSGGHFNPAVTIGLALSGRFSWKLAPGYVGAQIVGGLLASSLLVGVAAGGPSGFAAASRAAGFASTGWGPLSPGGYSWWAAFLIEVVTTAVLTAVVLLVTGDERNPAVAPVAIGFTLTVVALVAIPVSNGSFNPARSIATAVYGGPTALGELWLSIVAPLLGAAVVGGCAALARRSAGATAARVRSAADLPIAD, encoded by the coding sequence ATGAACACGAGCACGCGAACAACGACCGGCGCCCCGGCGTCGCGGAAGGCGTCGTACGCCAGGTACCTCGCGGAGGCCGCCGGAACCTTCGTCCTCGTCTTCGGCGTCGTCGGCACCGCCGTCCTCGACGCAGGCGCGACGAACGTGCACGGGGCCGGTGTCGGCTTCCTCGGAGTCGCGCTGGCGCTGGGGCTCAGCGTCCTGGCCGGCGCGTACGCCTTCGGCCCGGTCTCGGGCGGGCATTTCAATCCGGCGGTGACGATCGGTCTCGCGCTCTCCGGACGCTTCTCCTGGAAGCTCGCGCCCGGCTACGTCGGCGCGCAGATCGTCGGAGGCCTGCTCGCGTCGAGCCTGCTCGTGGGAGTGGCCGCCGGCGGTCCGAGCGGATTCGCCGCCGCATCCCGCGCGGCCGGCTTCGCCTCCACCGGATGGGGTCCGCTGTCACCCGGCGGATACAGCTGGTGGGCGGCGTTCCTCATCGAGGTCGTGACCACCGCCGTCCTCACCGCCGTGGTCCTCCTGGTGACTGGTGACGAGCGGAATCCTGCGGTGGCTCCGGTCGCGATCGGCTTCACGCTGACGGTGGTCGCGCTGGTGGCGATCCCGGTGTCGAACGGCTCCTTCAACCCGGCTCGCTCGATCGCGACGGCGGTCTACGGCGGCCCGACAGCGCTCGGAGAGCTGTGGCTGTCGATCGTCGCTCCCCTTCTCGGGGCGGCCGTGGTCGGCGGATGCGCGGCTCTGGCGCGCCGATCCGCCGGCGCGACCGCGGCTCGGGTGCGCAGCGCGGCGGATCTTCCGATCGCCGACTGA